Proteins encoded by one window of Drosophila melanogaster chromosome X:
- the disco gene encoding disconnected, isoform A, which produces MEHIMNPFMSPAYLLGHGPHSHQHVHSHLPSHPQPNAASPASSPGGSSGSGSGSAAGSGTGSGSSLKPRRWGSPPINLAGQFINPATGKKRVQCSICFKTFCDKGALKIHFSAVHLREMHKCTVEGCNMVFSSRRSRNRHSANPNPKLHSPHIRRKISPHDGRTAQQFPVFSPGTAAAAAAVAGRLPVAFPGLLPPPPPHHGHHPYVMFGGQAGLHGLGLLSTGCQDPDSGSVDNEQDADPEDDNDFVYVDMQANSSSPAASSEDQEEHERDNEQDEEMHCSLSLASSSSIAADEERAADQPLDFSLHKRRKSEQDREQEQEQEQEREREAEKEQEQDVESDKEHEPEQEHELEREKRSPSDAFSMDQLLGKRKRHDSTASSSACSTAAASSASSSSASASANPPQTSIKMDLDPDSDSAYMTSRRQMLPLPVLDLEEHHHLRLLQTQMFAAAAAAAATSQAPPTAFLPAGSPVDLAKDSPPMWSLLSEMYRSMLLKTQHQQYNHHHQLQQQHQQEQHHHLTLSHHHQEQHHHLGHHHMGHHHHHHHQHHQQQPQQQSPAATNAPISV; this is translated from the coding sequence ATGGAGCACATAATGAATCCGTTCATGTCACCGGCTTATCTGCTGGGCCATGGCCCACATTCCCACCAGCATGTGCACTCCCATCTACCGTCACACCCGCAGCCAAATGCCGCCTCTCCGGCCAGCTCACCCGGCGGATCCAGTGGCTCTGGATCGGGATCGGCAGCGGGATCGGGCACTGGATCAGGTTCATCCTTAAAGCCTCGTCGCTGGGGCTCACCGCCCATCAATCTGGCCGGTCAGTTTATCAATCCAGCCACGGGAAAGAAACGAGTACAGTGCTCCATTTGCTTCAAGACCTTCTGCGACAAGGGCGCCCTTAAGATTCACTTTTCGGCCGTGCATCTTCGCGAGATGCACAAGTGCACGGTGGAGGGCTGCAATATGGTGTTCAGTTCGAGGCGTTCGAGGAATCGCCATAGCGCCAATCCGAATCCCAAACTCCATTCGCCACACATCCGGCGCAAGATCTCGCCGCACGATGGCCGCACTGCCCAGCAGTTTCCGGTTTTCTCGCCCGGAACAGCCGCAGCAGCGGCCGCTGTCGCCGGACGACTTCCGGTTGCCTTTCCCGGACTtctgccaccgccgccgccgcatcATGGTCACCATCCGTACGTCATGTTCGGCGGACAGGCGGGTCTACATGGCTTGGGCCTGCTTTCCACCGGCTGTCAGGATCCCGATTCTGGATCGGTGGACAATGAACAGGATGCTGATCCCGAAGATGACAACGACTTTGTGTACGTGGACATGCAGGCCAATAGCTCTAGTCCGGCGGCCTCCAGCGAGGATCAGGAGGAACACGAACGGGATAATGAGCAGGATGAGGAGATGCACTGCAGCTTGAGCCTGGCCAGCAGTAGTAGCATTGCCGCCGATGAGGAGCGGGCAGCTGACCAGCCATTGGATTTCAGCCTTCACAAGCGTCGCAAGTCGGAGCAGGATCgggaacaggagcaggagcaggagcaggaacgGGAGCGGGAGGCGGAAAAGGAGCAGGAACAGGATGTGGAATCCGACAAGGAGCACGAACCCGAACAGGAGCATGAGCTGGAGCGTGAGAAGCGCTCGCCCAGCGATGCCTTCTCCATGGATCAGTTGCTGGGCAAGCGTAAGCGTCACGACAGCACCGCCTCCAGCTCCGCCTGTTCCACGGCAgccgcctcctccgcctctAGTTCCTCCGCCAGCGCTAGCGCCAATCCACCACAGACGAGCATCAAAATGGATCTGGACCCGGATAGCGACAGTGCCTACATGACCAGCCGGCGGCAAATGCTCCCACTGCCCGTTCTGGACCTCGAGGAGCATCATCATCTGCGCCTGCTGCAGACCCAGATGTTTGCCGCCGCAGCGGCTGCCGCTGCCACCAGCCAGGCACCGCCCACCGCCTTCCTGCCGGCGGGATCACCCGTGGATCTGGCCAAGGACTCGCCGCCCATGTGGAGTCTCCTCTCCGAAATGTACCGCTCCATGCTGCTGAAGACACAGCACCAGCAATACAACCACCATcaccagctgcagcagcaacaccagcaggagcagcatcatcatctgACCCTGAGCCACCACCATCAGGAGCAGCACCATCATCTGGGTCATCACCACATGGgtcaccaccaccatcatcaccatcagcaccaccaacagcagccgcaacagcaatCGCCGGCGGCCACGAATGCGCCGATTTCCGTCTAA